The sequence TAACGGCTCGTCAAGATAAGATTCTAGCATACGGTATTGATGAGATTTGAAGTTTGAAACACCGAAGTGACGAACTTTCCCTTGTTGTTTTAAAAGTGAAAAAGCTTCTGCTATTTGAGCAGGGTCCATCATTGGACTTGGACGATGAATGAGAAGAACATCGACATAGTCAGTATGTAAATTAGATAAAGACGTTTCGACAGAATGAATAATATGCTCTTTTGTTACATTATAATGATGAGAATTATGGAGTGGACGATTTTTACTCGGTAAAACAATTCCGCATTTCGTCACTATTTCCATTTTACTTCGTAGCTCTGGTTTTAAGGCTAAAGCTTCTCCAAATCGTCTCTCGCATGTATAATCCCCGTAAATATCTGCGTGATCAAATGTTGTAATTCCTTGTTCGAGGCAATATTCGATAAGCTCAAGTGTTTCTTTCGTTGAATAATCCCAGTCACTCAATCTCCATAGCCCATGAACGATTCGAGAGAAGGAAAGGTTTTCTGCTATTTTAATACGCTCCATTTGTTGGTTCCTCCTTCATTTAGTCCTTCTATTTTTAGAAATGCTTGATGCTCTACCGCCATTATAAACGTTTCTTACTCGAGATGTAACTACGTTATGAAATACGAGGTAAAAAGTACTTTATCCTATATATATAGAATGTTTGTTGAAGAATGATGTAATGCATCCATCATGAATGTGTACAAGCATCGCCTTCAATATTACCATTATATAACGATTATGTTTTTAAAAGAACTCCATAAAATGAGTACATCATGAACTAATTGGAGGTTGTGGAGTGGATCTATCTAATAGAGATGTGAACTATAATGTTGGGGATATTGTGTATGTTATTTATCGTAATCCACATATACAAAATGTAGCTAATGTACAAGAAGCAGCTATAGTAAGTGATCCTGAAAACCCTAGTCAATTGGCTTTATTTTTATACGATACACATTACCCACTATCAAATGAAGTTGCGGTTTATAGTACTTCTTTTGAAGCAGAACAGGCATATAACCATTATTTTGGCGGAATGGGGGAGGAATGAAAGTCATGAAACCATTCATGCCTCAATTGGTTTATTTTGAACCAAAGTCACTTGAATACCCGTTAGGAAAGATGTTGAAGGATAAGTTTGAGAAACTAGGGGTTGAGATACGTGAAACGACATCACACAA is a genomic window of Bacillus spongiae containing:
- a CDS encoding transcriptional regulator SplA domain-containing protein, which encodes MDLSNRDVNYNVGDIVYVIYRNPHIQNVANVQEAAIVSDPENPSQLALFLYDTHYPLSNEVAVYSTSFEAEQAYNHYFGGMGEE
- a CDS encoding aldo/keto reductase family oxidoreductase, translating into MERIKIAENLSFSRIVHGLWRLSDWDYSTKETLELIEYCLEQGITTFDHADIYGDYTCERRFGEALALKPELRSKMEIVTKCGIVLPSKNRPLHNSHHYNVTKEHIIHSVETSLSNLHTDYVDVLLIHRPSPMMDPAQIAEAFSLLKQQGKVRHFGVSNFKSHQYRMLESYLDEPLITNQIELSAYELENIEDGTLSFCQEKRIAPMAWSPLAGGKVFNSEGEKGERLRRTLNKIKEEVGADGIDQVLYSWLLQHPTKIMPIIGTGKKERIQSAIDSLSISLNHDQWFEILHSSMGHEVP